In the genome of Chryseobacterium sp. 52, the window CAGGACACAGAAAATAAGTATAATTCCTGATGACTGATTGCTGCTGAAAAATTTTTTAAAATATAAAGATAAATTCATGTCTATGCTTGTAATCGTCTCACTCTTGAAACGCCGTCAATATTTTTAAGTTTTTTAAATGTCTCTTCCAATTGGCCTTTATTCTTAACTTCAAGATTGATGCTTCCGGTAAAAACACCGTTATTGGATTCTATGGACATACTTTTCATATCCATTCCCATACTTCCGCTGATTACAGTCGTAATATCGTTGATCATTCCCATTCTGTCGAGGCCTTCAATTTCAATTTTAACCCTGTTCTTAAAGCTTTCCGCATTCACCCATTTAGCAGGGATTACACGGTAATCGTATTGTGCTCTCAGGTTGATGGCATTCGGGCAGTTGTCGCTGTGGACTTTGATACCGTCAGAAATCGTAATAAATCCAAAGATTTTATCACCGGGAATCACTGTACAGCATTTGGCATAGCTGTAATTCAGCTTTTCCTGATCCTTCCCGAAAACGATCATGTCGAGGTTCTGTTCTTTCGGTTCTTCGAAATGAGTGTTTTTTGCCGGTGATTTTCTGAATCTTGAAAGTAAATTATTGAAAACGTTTTTACTTTCAATGTATTTCCTCAGGCTGCTGACATCCAGTTCGTTGCTTTGGAATTTAAGAAACAGTTCCTGAGATGTTTTTAGATTAAAGAACTTTTGAAGTTTATTAATCTCTTCATCATTAAAGTTGATCTTAGCATGACGGAGTTTTCTCTGAAGAATCTCTTTTCCTTCTTCTACCAGCTGGTTTTTCTGAGAATTCAGATAACTTTTGATCTTAGACTTCGCTTTGGAAGTAACCACAAATTCCAGCCAGTCAGACTTAGGTTTTTGGTTTTGTGAAGATAAAATATCGATCTGATCCCCATTTTGAAGAACATAGGAAATGGGAACCAACTTTCCGTTGATCTTAGCTCCAAGACACTTCATTCCCAGATCAGAGTGAACGGCAAAAGCAAAATCTAAAGCCGTAGCATTTGTTGGAAGGATTTTAATTTCCCCTTTTGGAGTAAAGACAAATACTTCCTTGGAATATAAATTAAGTTTAATATTATCTAAAAGTTCAGATGTAGAAAGATTCTGCTGCTGTTCAAGAATATCACGGATTTCAGTCACCCATCTTTCAAAATTCCGGTCATCGGAGCTTTGTTTGTAGCCTTCTTTGTATTTGTAGTGAGCTGCGACCCCTTTTTCTGCAATTTCATTCATTCTTTCCGAACGGATCTGTACTTCGATCCATTTTTTGTCCGGTCCGAGAACTGTTAAATGGAGACTTTCATAACCCGTAGAACGGGGTTGTGTGATCCAGTCTCGCATTCTTGAAGGATTACTGTGGTAAACATCCGTTACAATAGAGTAGATCTTCCAGGCAAGAAATTTTTCATTTTTTGCATCCGATTTATAAATGATTCTGATGGCATAATTATCAAAGACTTCCTCAAAAGAAACCCCCTGTTTCAGCATTTTTCTGTAAATGGAAGAAATCGCTTTTGCCCGGCCTTTGATATTGAAGTTTAACCCTTCTTCTTTTAATCTTTCCGAAACTTCGGTTTTAAATTCCTCAATATATCTTTCACGGTTTTCCTTGGCGGATTCCAATTTCTCCGTAATCTCGTTGTAAACTTCCGGGCTGTTATACTTTAAAGAAAGGTCTTCAAGCTCTGATTTGATATTGTATAATCCCAGACGGTGAGCCATCGGGGCATAAATA includes:
- a CDS encoding RelA/SpoT family protein, whose protein sequence is MSYDLEQENKEILARYKDLISNTYRTLDEENNKLIRKAFDIALDAHKDQRRKSGEPYIYHPIAVAKIVATEIGLGATSIACALLHDVVEDSDYTYEDLKKIFGEKIANIVNGLTKISIMNHQNISVQSENYRKLLLTLSEDFRVILIKIADRLHNMRTLESMAPDKQKKIASETVYIYAPMAHRLGLYNIKSELEDLSLKYNSPEVYNEITEKLESAKENRERYIEEFKTEVSERLKEEGLNFNIKGRAKAISSIYRKMLKQGVSFEEVFDNYAIRIIYKSDAKNEKFLAWKIYSIVTDVYHSNPSRMRDWITQPRSTGYESLHLTVLGPDKKWIEVQIRSERMNEIAEKGVAAHYKYKEGYKQSSDDRNFERWVTEIRDILEQQQNLSTSELLDNIKLNLYSKEVFVFTPKGEIKILPTNATALDFAFAVHSDLGMKCLGAKINGKLVPISYVLQNGDQIDILSSQNQKPKSDWLEFVVTSKAKSKIKSYLNSQKNQLVEEGKEILQRKLRHAKINFNDEEINKLQKFFNLKTSQELFLKFQSNELDVSSLRKYIESKNVFNNLLSRFRKSPAKNTHFEEPKEQNLDMIVFGKDQEKLNYSYAKCCTVIPGDKIFGFITISDGIKVHSDNCPNAINLRAQYDYRVIPAKWVNAESFKNRVKIEIEGLDRMGMINDITTVISGSMGMDMKSMSIESNNGVFTGSINLEVKNKGQLEETFKKLKNIDGVSRVRRLQA